A stretch of the Brooklawnia cerclae genome encodes the following:
- a CDS encoding glycosyltransferase: MALGRETGQAMKQASGTDGSGQETLGVAAVVVTFNRVALLQRLVTRLLELGSVDAILVVDNASSDGTGEWLADLSAREPRVRYRILPTNAGGAGGFQAGLEWAHDLGAELAWLMDDDGLPAPDCLDKLLVHKGEYDFWGPAVLAQQRPDELCFPVRLPGTATVARTLDQLEDVAVDGRVADVVIPFNGVLVTHELVDRIGTVRAEFFIWGDDVEYLWRAIDAGARVATIVDAHFLHPATDDLGTPMLRGLTTYNHSPSDLKHYCMARNNTVNLLTFRGPLHAAAFWAKTAWFYTFVKPSARRLILSAQAILDGLRGNFTGHERFLPPRPPHPASPGERVAVVVVTYKRPELLDQLLTDLAAQTRRPDGVFVVDNSGDEATARVLEAHSELPLRVDHVGANLGGAGGFNRGVRAAHEAGFDRLWLMDDDVRPAPWALQALLADGGDCLACVREDRRGNLVEKAAVRFDLSNPLQLRPKVASIEQTYPCRASMPARIHIENAAFEGFMVHRRVVDAIGYPDPSFFIFYDDCDFQLRAQRAGFAMWAVRDALMRRQFDFVQSNDLASWKGFYMYRNLFAVHFRYGTNALVRLKPFVLTAGVVALSPVRGGPGEARNVLRALVGALRMRRLDSRAKLGS; encoded by the coding sequence GGTCGTCGACAATGCCTCGTCGGACGGCACCGGCGAATGGCTCGCCGACCTGTCGGCGCGCGAACCTCGCGTCCGCTACCGCATCCTGCCCACCAACGCGGGCGGCGCAGGCGGTTTCCAGGCCGGGCTGGAATGGGCGCACGATCTCGGCGCGGAACTGGCCTGGTTGATGGACGACGACGGGCTTCCCGCACCCGACTGTCTCGACAAACTTCTCGTCCACAAGGGTGAATACGACTTCTGGGGGCCGGCGGTACTGGCTCAGCAGCGCCCGGACGAGCTGTGCTTCCCGGTGCGGCTGCCCGGGACGGCGACAGTGGCTCGTACCCTCGACCAACTTGAGGACGTCGCCGTCGACGGTCGGGTGGCCGATGTGGTGATCCCCTTCAACGGAGTGCTCGTCACTCACGAGCTCGTCGATCGCATCGGCACGGTGCGTGCGGAGTTCTTCATCTGGGGCGACGACGTCGAGTACCTGTGGCGGGCGATCGACGCGGGGGCCCGCGTCGCGACCATCGTGGACGCGCACTTCCTGCACCCGGCCACCGACGATCTCGGCACGCCCATGCTGCGCGGTCTGACCACCTACAACCATTCGCCGAGCGACCTCAAGCACTACTGCATGGCGCGCAACAACACGGTCAACCTACTGACGTTCCGGGGGCCGCTCCACGCGGCCGCCTTCTGGGCGAAGACAGCCTGGTTCTACACCTTCGTGAAGCCGAGTGCACGGCGACTGATCCTGTCGGCACAGGCGATCCTCGACGGGTTGCGGGGCAATTTCACCGGGCACGAGCGATTCCTGCCCCCGCGTCCGCCGCACCCCGCGTCCCCGGGCGAACGTGTCGCCGTCGTCGTGGTCACGTACAAGCGGCCCGAGCTTCTCGATCAGTTGCTCACCGATCTCGCCGCGCAGACCCGGCGTCCCGATGGGGTGTTCGTCGTCGACAACTCCGGCGACGAGGCCACGGCCCGAGTGCTGGAGGCACATAGCGAGCTTCCGCTACGGGTCGATCATGTCGGAGCCAACCTCGGCGGTGCCGGCGGGTTCAACCGAGGGGTCCGGGCCGCCCATGAAGCCGGCTTCGACCGTCTGTGGCTGATGGACGACGACGTGCGCCCCGCTCCATGGGCGTTGCAGGCCCTCCTCGCCGACGGTGGGGACTGCCTCGCCTGCGTACGAGAGGACCGGCGCGGAAACCTGGTCGAGAAGGCGGCCGTTCGCTTCGACCTGAGCAATCCACTGCAGCTGCGGCCGAAAGTGGCCAGCATCGAGCAGACCTACCCCTGCCGCGCATCCATGCCGGCCCGCATCCACATCGAGAACGCGGCATTCGAGGGGTTCATGGTGCACCGCCGGGTGGTGGATGCCATCGGCTATCCCGACCCGAGCTTCTTCATCTTCTACGACGACTGCGACTTCCAGCTGCGGGCGCAGCGTGCGGGCTTCGCGATGTGGGCGGTGAGGGATGCGCTCATGCGCCGCCAGTTCGACTTCGTCCAGTCCAACGATCTGGCCAGTTGGAAGGGTTTCTACATGTACCGCAACCTGTTCGCGGTGCACTTCCGGTACGGGACGAACGCCCTGGTGCGACTCAAACCGTTCGTGCTGACCGCGGGGGTGGTCGCGCTGTCGCCGGTACGGGGTGGGCCCGGGGAGGCTCGCAACGTGCTCCGGGCGCTGGTGGGAGCGTTGCGCATGCGCAGGCTCGATTCGCGGGCGAAGTTGGGCTCCTGA
- a CDS encoding type IV toxin-antitoxin system AbiEi family antitoxin domain-containing protein — protein sequence MYPRQPVPAEILTLAEHQAHVVTLEQCTGLGLSRDIVQRLVGQHTWQPLSRGVYYVSGSQVPWHAWAWGGVLAAGEGAMLARSAAAFEWKLTQQAPDVIDILIAEHRKVARQNPRWRFLRTRNMPQPHGSPPRTPLPETVVDVCSLEPERAASCLSAALHTRRTSESAILAAVQARPRVRGRATLLSMLDRSRAGIESELEQVYATIERSHGLPRGRRQVRAGQYRRDVDYGGLIVELDGRLGHDGESRFRDMYRDNHHLVAGKMTLRYGWVDCNEHSCDVAFQVASVLRRLGWTEPYQGCPRCHAMVIAEGLQA from the coding sequence GTGTACCCTCGCCAACCCGTTCCGGCTGAGATCCTGACCCTGGCCGAGCATCAAGCGCATGTCGTCACGCTCGAACAGTGCACCGGCCTCGGGCTCAGCCGCGATATCGTGCAGCGCCTTGTGGGCCAGCACACCTGGCAACCACTGAGCAGGGGCGTGTATTACGTCTCCGGATCCCAAGTGCCATGGCATGCCTGGGCCTGGGGTGGAGTTCTGGCGGCGGGTGAGGGTGCCATGCTGGCACGCAGCGCCGCAGCCTTCGAATGGAAGCTGACCCAGCAGGCACCGGACGTCATCGACATCCTGATCGCCGAACATCGGAAAGTGGCACGCCAGAATCCCCGCTGGCGATTCCTGCGCACACGGAACATGCCCCAGCCGCACGGCTCACCACCCCGCACGCCACTTCCCGAGACCGTCGTCGACGTCTGCTCGCTGGAACCGGAGCGAGCGGCATCCTGCCTGAGCGCCGCGCTGCACACCCGCAGGACCAGTGAGTCAGCGATCCTTGCCGCTGTGCAGGCCCGGCCACGCGTCCGTGGCCGGGCCACGCTGTTGTCGATGCTCGATCGGAGCCGCGCGGGGATCGAGAGCGAACTCGAACAGGTCTACGCCACCATCGAGCGAAGCCACGGCTTGCCTCGTGGGCGCCGCCAAGTGCGAGCCGGCCAGTACCGCCGTGATGTCGACTACGGCGGGCTCATCGTGGAACTCGACGGCAGGCTCGGCCATGACGGCGAGTCGCGATTCCGCGACATGTACCGGGACAACCACCATCTGGTGGCAGGGAAGATGACCCTGCGATACGGATGGGTCGACTGCAATGAGCACTCGTGCGACGTGGCTTTCCAGGTTGCTTCGGTGCTGCGTCGTCTCGGCTGGACAGAGCCTTATCAGGGCTGCCCGCGATGTCATGCGATGGTGATTGCGGAAGGTTTGCAGGCATAG
- a CDS encoding ABC transporter ATP-binding protein encodes MTTSAASSPLPMVELSHIDKKFFLRHTRSIKEYVVWLFTGRKGDLGETFKALDDVSFTINRGESVALLGFNGSGKSTTLKLISGVMLPDAGSVGTRGRIAGLIEVGAGMHPDLTGRENVYLNGAILGMGEAEIDEKFDQIVAFSGIEKFIDTEVKFYSSGMYMRLAFSVAVHCQPDIFLVDEILAVGDEPFQRKCLDRMHQLREDGQTLVVVSHDLEMIKGICDRGIVLQHGRVIHDSPISEAVDVLRASTPD; translated from the coding sequence ATGACCACGTCCGCCGCATCGAGTCCTCTGCCGATGGTGGAGCTCAGCCATATCGACAAGAAGTTCTTCCTGCGCCACACGCGGTCCATCAAGGAGTACGTCGTGTGGTTGTTCACCGGTCGCAAGGGCGACCTCGGCGAGACGTTCAAGGCGCTGGACGACGTCTCCTTCACGATCAACCGCGGCGAGTCGGTCGCCCTGCTCGGCTTCAACGGATCCGGCAAGTCGACGACGCTCAAACTGATCAGCGGCGTCATGTTGCCGGACGCCGGCAGCGTCGGCACGCGGGGTCGGATCGCGGGCCTGATCGAGGTGGGTGCTGGCATGCATCCCGACCTCACAGGCCGCGAGAACGTCTATCTCAACGGCGCGATCCTCGGCATGGGTGAAGCCGAGATCGACGAGAAGTTCGACCAGATCGTCGCGTTCAGCGGCATCGAGAAGTTCATCGACACCGAGGTGAAGTTCTATTCGTCCGGCATGTACATGCGCCTGGCCTTCTCGGTCGCCGTGCATTGCCAGCCGGACATCTTCCTCGTGGACGAGATTCTTGCCGTCGGCGACGAGCCCTTCCAGCGCAAGTGCCTCGACCGGATGCACCAGCTTCGGGAGGACGGCCAGACGCTGGTCGTGGTGAGCCACGACCTCGAGATGATCAAGGGCATCTGCGATCGCGGCATCGTGCTGCAGCACGGCCGGGTCATCCACGACTCGCCGATTAGCGAAGCGGTGGACGTGCTGCGGGCCAGCACACCCGACTGA
- a CDS encoding ABC transporter permease, whose translation MVASTNVDLADEPLRAPGHSAGLLELFRWRFLLKLLVKKELRVRYRGSVLGMLWSYVKPAVQLIVYYIAMGQFLGLGRSIPSYVVYLFSGMVMINFFNEILSNTTRSIIFNAPLVGKIFLPRELFPVSSVWVAFVHVVPQIVVLVVGALLMGWRPGLVNLLAGVLALVVICMFALGIGLAFAAFDVYFRDAENIIELLMMVAIWLSPVFYQWTMVSNAFPTWLFTLYQLNPLALGVELSHYAFWVPTNGVIPDGGAAADLMPPHWVIMSGVGVLVALLVLVCGQVIFHRLEGKFAQEL comes from the coding sequence ATGGTGGCGTCGACCAACGTCGACCTGGCGGACGAGCCGCTGCGTGCCCCGGGGCACAGCGCCGGCCTCCTGGAGCTCTTTCGGTGGCGCTTTCTGCTGAAGCTGCTTGTCAAGAAGGAGCTTCGCGTCCGCTATCGGGGTTCAGTGCTCGGCATGCTGTGGAGCTATGTGAAGCCTGCCGTGCAACTGATCGTGTATTACATCGCCATGGGGCAGTTCCTCGGGCTGGGACGCAGTATCCCCAGCTACGTCGTCTACCTGTTCAGCGGCATGGTGATGATCAACTTCTTCAACGAGATCTTGTCCAACACCACCCGTTCGATCATCTTCAACGCCCCGCTGGTCGGCAAGATCTTCCTGCCCCGCGAGCTGTTCCCGGTGAGCAGCGTGTGGGTCGCGTTCGTCCATGTCGTTCCCCAGATCGTCGTCCTCGTCGTCGGGGCGCTGCTCATGGGGTGGCGGCCGGGGCTGGTCAACCTGCTCGCCGGCGTCCTTGCCCTGGTCGTCATCTGTATGTTCGCCCTGGGCATCGGACTGGCCTTCGCTGCCTTCGATGTCTATTTCCGTGACGCCGAGAACATCATCGAACTGCTCATGATGGTGGCCATCTGGCTGTCGCCGGTGTTCTACCAGTGGACGATGGTGAGCAACGCGTTCCCCACGTGGCTGTTCACGCTCTATCAGCTCAACCCGCTGGCCCTGGGGGTCGAGCTGTCCCACTACGCCTTTTGGGTGCCCACCAACGGCGTGATCCCTGATGGGGGAGCCGCGGCCGACCTCATGCCGCCTCACTGGGTGATCATGTCCGGGGTCGGGGTGCTGGTGGCGCTGCTCGTCCTGGTCTGCGGGCAAGTCATCTTCCATCGCCTCGAAGGCAAGTTCGCGCAGGAGCTGTGA
- a CDS encoding glycosyltransferase, which yields MSESLTETGVRMPTEWGDQAVSQVTSADQYRIAMRVIFPVGGDSDVLPAYVDRSDDENAAWNIHPDDVLGRYSMLVRAGDRVSFGSYWNAFPASYWQRWTDVRTVRLAVNTIGDGSIIVYRSNARGTKQRVDMVRVGADAEQSVFDLPIKEFGDGGFYWFEFVAGSAEMTLESAQWWVPAGESFRGTVTLSTTTYNKPDYVVRNLNLIASQPDVVGILDEMIVVDQGTKKVADESGYAEAATAMGGKVAIIEQPNLGGSGGFARGQYEATVRGRSDYVILLDDDIRIEPETLVRLTTFADMSKKPTIVGAQMFDLMNRSVMYTFGEVVNNYTWAPAIPRFDNEMYHDFAEEGLRSTSWMHGRVDVDYNGWWCCLIPTQVIRKIGLSLPLFIKWDDLEYAVRAGKAGFPTVSLPGCAVWHVTWADKDDLVGWQSYFHNRNRIITALLHSPFEKGGAMLANAEINDMKHISAMQYYTAAGRLLAEQDVLAGPDQLHSILESRNKEVRAMAKEYSDAQFKPEVEDFPPVYLEKPRRPTKQAWMKDGKEVPVPKPRLLVMGMQAVARQLLPLSKNATDNPQTIIPHRDNKWWKVSRWDSALVTNADGNGVSWYRRQPEKVRQMVLESFRNYARIYAKWDELARQYQEALPRLTSFESWERTFGISTEPSSPQQREETAGRE from the coding sequence ATGAGCGAGTCGCTGACGGAGACCGGCGTCCGGATGCCCACGGAGTGGGGCGATCAGGCCGTGAGCCAGGTCACCTCCGCGGACCAGTACCGCATCGCCATGAGGGTGATCTTCCCGGTCGGAGGTGACTCTGATGTGTTGCCCGCCTACGTCGATCGTAGCGACGACGAGAACGCCGCCTGGAACATCCACCCCGACGACGTGCTCGGGCGTTACTCCATGCTCGTCCGCGCAGGTGACCGTGTCTCGTTCGGCTCGTATTGGAATGCCTTCCCGGCGTCCTACTGGCAGCGGTGGACCGACGTGCGCACCGTGCGGCTGGCGGTCAACACGATCGGGGATGGTTCGATCATCGTCTACCGTTCGAACGCGCGCGGCACCAAGCAGCGCGTCGACATGGTGCGCGTCGGCGCCGATGCCGAGCAGTCGGTCTTCGACCTGCCGATCAAGGAGTTCGGTGACGGCGGCTTCTACTGGTTCGAGTTCGTCGCCGGCAGCGCGGAGATGACTCTCGAATCGGCACAGTGGTGGGTGCCCGCAGGTGAGTCCTTCCGTGGCACGGTGACGCTCAGCACCACCACCTACAACAAGCCGGACTACGTCGTCCGCAACCTCAACCTCATCGCCTCGCAGCCCGACGTGGTGGGCATCCTCGACGAGATGATCGTGGTCGACCAGGGCACCAAGAAGGTCGCCGACGAATCCGGGTACGCCGAGGCGGCAACGGCCATGGGTGGCAAGGTCGCCATCATCGAGCAGCCCAATCTGGGTGGTTCTGGCGGCTTCGCCCGGGGACAGTACGAGGCGACCGTGCGCGGGCGCAGCGACTACGTCATCCTGCTGGACGACGACATCCGCATCGAGCCGGAGACCCTGGTTCGGCTGACGACCTTCGCCGACATGTCTAAGAAGCCCACCATCGTCGGTGCCCAGATGTTCGACCTCATGAACCGTTCGGTGATGTACACGTTCGGTGAGGTCGTCAACAACTACACGTGGGCGCCGGCCATCCCTCGGTTCGACAACGAGATGTACCACGACTTCGCCGAAGAGGGGCTGCGCAGTACCTCGTGGATGCACGGCCGCGTCGACGTCGACTACAACGGCTGGTGGTGCTGCCTGATCCCCACCCAGGTGATCCGTAAGATCGGGCTCTCGCTTCCCCTGTTCATCAAGTGGGACGACCTCGAGTACGCGGTCCGCGCGGGAAAGGCGGGCTTCCCCACGGTATCGCTGCCCGGCTGCGCCGTCTGGCACGTCACGTGGGCCGACAAGGACGACCTGGTCGGCTGGCAGAGCTACTTCCACAACCGCAACCGCATCATCACGGCCCTGCTCCACAGCCCCTTCGAAAAGGGTGGGGCGATGCTGGCGAACGCCGAGATCAACGACATGAAGCACATCTCGGCGATGCAGTACTACACCGCAGCCGGTCGGCTGCTCGCCGAGCAGGACGTGTTGGCCGGGCCCGATCAGTTGCACAGCATCCTGGAATCGCGCAACAAGGAGGTGCGCGCGATGGCCAAGGAATACAGTGACGCGCAGTTCAAGCCCGAGGTCGAGGACTTCCCGCCCGTCTACCTGGAGAAGCCGCGCCGTCCGACCAAGCAGGCATGGATGAAGGACGGCAAGGAAGTGCCCGTCCCCAAGCCCCGGCTGCTCGTCATGGGAATGCAGGCCGTGGCGCGGCAACTTCTCCCGCTGTCGAAGAACGCGACCGACAACCCGCAGACGATCATCCCGCACCGCGACAACAAGTGGTGGAAGGTCTCCCGGTGGGACAGCGCGCTGGTGACCAATGCCGACGGCAACGGGGTCAGCTGGTACCGCAGGCAACCTGAGAAGGTGCGGCAGATGGTGCTGGAATCATTCCGCAACTATGCGCGCATCTATGCGAAGTGGGACGAGTTGGCGCGCCAGTACCAGGAAGCGCTGCCACGTCTGACGAGCTTCGAGTCGTGGGAACGAACCTTCGGGATCTCCACTGAGCCATCGTCCCCGCAGCAGCGCGAGGAAACGGCCGGACGGGAGTGA
- the glf gene encoding UDP-galactopyranose mutase, with product MDADLVIVGSGLFGLTIAERVANDLGKRVVIIERRSHIGGNAWSETEPTTGIEVHRYGAHLFHTSNEKVWEYVNRFTTFTGYQHHVYTTHKGVVYPMPVNLGTVNQFFQAAYRPDEARELIKQQSQELGGKEPSNFVEKGISLVGRPLYEAFFMNYTAKQWQTAPEDLPASIVSRLPVRYTYDNRYFNDTHEGLPTDGYGAWLTRMVDNPLITVLTDTDFFDDSHAYSKSKVVGTVPVVYTGPVDRYFGYREGDLTWRTIDLEEEVLPIGDFQGTSVMNYADLDVPFTRIHEFRHFHPERDYYPTDKTVIHREYSRFATRDDEPYYPINTEDDRTRLKLYRQAAAAEPQVLFGGRLGTYKYLDMHMAIASALMVYETRLRPHFAEGTALRSGGADE from the coding sequence ATGGACGCGGATCTGGTCATCGTGGGGTCGGGCTTGTTCGGCCTCACGATCGCCGAACGAGTAGCGAACGACCTCGGCAAGCGGGTGGTGATCATCGAACGGCGTAGCCACATCGGGGGCAATGCTTGGTCGGAGACCGAACCGACGACGGGCATCGAGGTGCATCGCTACGGGGCGCACCTGTTTCACACCTCCAACGAGAAGGTGTGGGAGTACGTCAACCGGTTCACGACCTTCACGGGATACCAGCACCACGTGTACACCACCCACAAGGGCGTCGTGTACCCCATGCCGGTGAACCTCGGCACCGTCAACCAGTTCTTCCAGGCGGCCTATCGTCCCGACGAGGCCCGTGAGCTGATCAAGCAGCAGTCACAGGAACTCGGCGGAAAGGAGCCCTCCAACTTCGTCGAGAAGGGCATCTCGCTGGTGGGACGACCGCTGTACGAGGCGTTCTTCATGAACTACACCGCCAAGCAGTGGCAGACCGCCCCCGAGGACCTGCCTGCGTCCATCGTGAGCCGGTTGCCGGTGCGCTACACGTACGACAACCGCTACTTCAACGACACTCATGAGGGCCTGCCCACCGACGGTTATGGCGCCTGGCTCACGCGCATGGTCGACAACCCGCTCATCACGGTGCTCACCGACACCGACTTCTTCGACGACTCGCACGCCTACTCGAAGTCGAAGGTCGTCGGCACGGTCCCTGTGGTGTACACAGGGCCGGTCGACCGCTATTTCGGCTACCGCGAGGGCGATCTCACGTGGCGCACCATCGACCTCGAGGAGGAGGTGCTGCCCATCGGCGACTTCCAGGGCACCTCGGTGATGAACTACGCCGACCTCGACGTCCCGTTCACCCGCATCCACGAGTTCCGCCATTTCCACCCCGAACGCGACTACTACCCGACCGACAAGACGGTGATCCATCGCGAGTACAGCCGATTCGCGACGCGCGACGACGAGCCGTACTACCCGATCAACACCGAGGACGACCGGACCCGACTGAAGCTGTATCGGCAGGCCGCCGCCGCCGAGCCGCAGGTGCTGTTCGGCGGTCGGCTGGGCACCTACAAGTACCTCGACATGCACATGGCCATCGCCTCGGCGCTGATGGTGTACGAGACCCGCCTACGGCCGCATTTCGCCGAGGGCACCGCTTTGCGGAGTGGAGGAGCAGACGAATGA
- a CDS encoding YbhB/YbcL family Raf kinase inhibitor-like protein has translation MAPDFMRLQLTSPDFGPEERLADAFTQSGENRTPRLEVTGIPQGTAELAIIVHDPDAPRPHGFTHWTLYGLPAQDGPIVPDEGRPGPNDAGGIGYTGPKPPSGHGVHHYFFFVYALSRPVAGAPSRLDFLDGYADAVLAVSRLVGTYSN, from the coding sequence ATGGCACCTGACTTCATGAGGCTTCAGCTGACAAGCCCGGACTTCGGGCCGGAAGAGCGTCTGGCCGACGCATTCACCCAGAGCGGTGAGAACCGCACGCCCCGACTGGAGGTCACGGGCATCCCGCAGGGAACCGCCGAGCTCGCGATCATCGTGCACGACCCCGATGCCCCACGGCCCCACGGCTTCACCCATTGGACCCTCTACGGGCTGCCGGCCCAGGACGGCCCGATCGTCCCGGACGAGGGACGCCCCGGCCCGAACGACGCAGGCGGCATCGGGTACACCGGCCCCAAGCCGCCCAGCGGGCATGGCGTACACCACTACTTCTTCTTCGTGTACGCGCTGTCACGTCCTGTCGCGGGCGCACCCTCGCGGCTGGATTTCCTCGACGGTTACGCGGACGCGGTGCTTGCGGTCAGTCGCCTCGTGGGGACGTACTCGAACTGA
- a CDS encoding DUF6541 family protein, whose translation MWWALLPFVLVALAVVLLPGLAVNLSAGFRPLVALAVAPAVSTGIVASAAILAQFVGVPWGPLPVVVWTLFFALVALGLRVGLRRIRGIDTNAEGTQASAQPAPRWWARPTTWVLVAAVLSITVLCRDVIAMLGTPTAFSQTYDNIFHLNAVRWIIDNHNGSAIDMRMVSGDAPAAFYPTAWHDLASLVLLSMGSQNVVAGMNATIVAVVGVVWPLGCLFLSRMVLEHTPAGTLTTGILAASFAPFPYFMLAFGVLYPNLLGLCLLPTMMGLAVGLFRLGEGKHLPLLPTLTAGGIGLVGLGLAHPNVVLVYCGVVIPIMTWTLGLRVVRESWRAREFGRRFVCALIALLGITLVATALYVVLRPAHEAAFWEPVKSRTDAIGEALLMSPLDLPTFILPALMTLIGLYAVLRTGRHTWLLVAHGAFCVLWFIAATQPVGRLRWYLVGPWYSDPPRLASLLPLTAIPLAAFGAQFLESKLVALLPSGEDATTMRRRLLVGVLLAAVLAVGTQFSGAKQKTIELVKDEYSITGDSELVNSDEYAVIQAVPGIVPPDEVIAVNPYNGSSMVYALTGRRTTATHVLYAPTPDQEILIEDLDEASNNERVCQALIDLDVHWVLDFGNDDLINEMDYPYLGFDNLANNQGFVARAASGHATLYEITACGLG comes from the coding sequence ATGTGGTGGGCTCTGCTGCCGTTCGTTCTTGTTGCGTTGGCTGTGGTTCTTCTCCCTGGACTCGCGGTGAACCTGAGCGCAGGGTTCCGCCCACTCGTTGCGTTGGCTGTAGCCCCAGCAGTCAGCACCGGAATCGTTGCATCGGCTGCGATTCTTGCGCAGTTCGTCGGTGTCCCGTGGGGACCGCTGCCAGTCGTCGTCTGGACGCTGTTCTTCGCTCTCGTGGCGCTGGGCCTTAGGGTTGGGCTTCGTCGGATTCGAGGCATCGACACGAACGCTGAAGGCACGCAGGCTTCGGCGCAACCAGCACCCAGGTGGTGGGCTCGGCCCACCACCTGGGTGCTGGTTGCAGCCGTCCTGTCGATCACCGTTTTGTGTAGAGACGTGATCGCGATGCTTGGCACACCGACGGCATTCTCTCAAACCTACGACAACATTTTTCATTTGAACGCGGTTCGGTGGATCATCGACAACCACAACGGTTCCGCGATTGATATGCGCATGGTGAGCGGAGATGCGCCCGCAGCCTTCTACCCGACCGCGTGGCATGATCTCGCATCCTTGGTCCTGTTGAGCATGGGTAGTCAGAATGTTGTGGCTGGTATGAACGCAACCATCGTTGCGGTCGTTGGTGTGGTGTGGCCTCTGGGCTGCCTATTCCTGTCTCGTATGGTTCTGGAGCACACGCCTGCAGGCACGTTGACGACCGGGATCCTCGCAGCATCGTTTGCCCCGTTCCCCTACTTCATGCTCGCTTTTGGCGTGCTGTATCCGAACCTCCTGGGGTTGTGCCTGCTGCCCACGATGATGGGCTTGGCCGTAGGTCTGTTTCGGTTGGGTGAGGGAAAACACTTGCCGTTGTTGCCGACGCTTACTGCGGGTGGGATCGGTCTGGTCGGGTTGGGGCTCGCGCATCCCAATGTCGTGCTGGTCTATTGCGGTGTGGTGATCCCGATCATGACCTGGACCCTCGGACTGCGTGTGGTACGTGAGTCTTGGAGAGCTCGGGAGTTCGGTCGGCGTTTTGTTTGCGCACTGATTGCATTGCTCGGCATCACGCTTGTTGCGACGGCTTTGTATGTAGTGCTGCGCCCAGCGCATGAGGCCGCATTCTGGGAGCCCGTCAAGAGCCGTACGGATGCGATCGGTGAAGCTCTGTTGATGAGCCCACTAGACCTGCCCACGTTTATCCTCCCCGCGCTCATGACTCTTATTGGTCTGTACGCAGTTCTCCGAACTGGGCGGCACACCTGGTTGCTGGTCGCTCATGGCGCGTTCTGCGTGCTGTGGTTCATCGCCGCGACACAGCCGGTTGGTAGATTGCGGTGGTACCTCGTTGGCCCCTGGTACAGCGATCCACCGCGCCTGGCAAGTTTGCTCCCTTTGACTGCGATTCCACTAGCCGCTTTCGGGGCTCAGTTCCTCGAATCGAAACTCGTGGCGCTTCTTCCGTCAGGTGAGGACGCGACGACCATGCGGCGTCGGCTACTGGTGGGTGTTCTGTTGGCCGCGGTGCTGGCTGTGGGCACGCAGTTTAGTGGCGCCAAGCAGAAAACGATCGAATTAGTGAAGGATGAGTACTCGATTACGGGTGACTCAGAGTTGGTCAATTCCGACGAGTATGCGGTAATCCAGGCGGTCCCGGGGATCGTTCCGCCGGATGAAGTTATTGCAGTCAATCCGTACAACGGCAGTTCGATGGTTTACGCATTGACTGGGCGTCGTACAACCGCCACGCACGTGCTGTACGCACCAACTCCTGACCAAGAGATACTCATAGAGGATCTGGACGAGGCTTCCAACAATGAGCGGGTGTGTCAGGCGCTGATCGATCTGGATGTGCATTGGGTGCTGGATTTCGGGAACGATGATCTCATCAACGAGATGGACTATCCGTACTTGGGATTCGACAACCTGGCGAACAATCAGGGCTTCGTCGCAAGGGCCGCCAGCGGCCATGCGACTCTCTACGAGATAACGGCTTGCGGGTTGGGGTGA